The following proteins are encoded in a genomic region of Arachis stenosperma cultivar V10309 chromosome 4, arast.V10309.gnm1.PFL2, whole genome shotgun sequence:
- the LOC130973392 gene encoding CRS2-associated factor 1, mitochondrial, whose product MSFLTPFLARQKNFPTATLLTRHLSSATTRITTSKLHERYTFTPPPSLSPESQNDDIPTKPNKKKPKPRYRPPSSLDRNGRKPVRSDLPFDFRFSYTESSAKVRPIGLRGPKYSPFGPGRVDRAWTGVCAPAVDPKVELLEAKEEPKMEQQRKKRRDWVQGEPLSTAERKALVLQGERGKTKRQINLGRDGLTHNMLDVIHKHWKYSEVVRIKCMGVPTVDMKNVCTQLEDKTYGKVISRHGGTIILYRGRNYNPNHRPVIPLMLWKPQEPVYPRLIKTTIEGLSIEETKEMRKRGLAVPVLTKLAKNGYYAYLVPMVRDAFLSSELVRIDCTGLERSDYKKIGCKLRDLVPCILVTFDKEQIVVWRGMDYNPPEDGYFFKDKESFDDYDDHLDAGVG is encoded by the exons ATGTCCTTTCTTACACCCTTCCTCGCCCGCCAAAAAAATTTCCCCACTGCCACGCTCCTCACGCGCCACCTCTCTTCCGCCACCACCAGAATCACCACCTCCAAACTCCACGAGCGCTACACATTCACTCCACCACCTTCTCTCTCCCCCGAATCCCAAAACGATGATATTCCAACGAAACCAAACAAGAAAAAACCAAAACCAAGGTACCGTCCGCCTTCGTCTCTGGACCGAAACGGACGCAAACCGGTTCGTTCTGACCTGCCGTTCGATTTCCGGTTCAGCTACACGGAAAGCAGTGCGAAGGTGAGGCCTATCGGGCTTAGGGGGCCCAAGTACTCGCCATTTGGGCCTGGAAGGGTGGACCGGGCCTGGACCGGGGTTTGTGCGCCTGCGGTGGACCCGAAGGTAGAGTTGTTGGAGGCAAAAGAAGAGCCGAAGATGGAGCaacagaggaagaagaggagagatTGGGTTCAAGGAGAACCTCTCTCCACTGCTGAGAGGAAAGCGCTGGTTTTGCAGGGTGAAAGGGGAAAAACCAAGAGGCAAATCAATCTAG GTAGGGATGGCTTAACTCACAACATGCTGGATGTTATTCATAAGCATTGGAAATATTCTGAAGTGGTTAGGATCAAATGCATGGGCGTTCCAACTGTTGACATGAAAAATGTTTGCACCCAGCTTGAG GACAAAACATATGGAAAGGTCATTTCCAGGCATGGGGGTACAATTATATTATACAGAGGCAGGAACTATAATCCCAATCACAGGCCAGTAATTCCTCTCATGCTGTGGAAACCCCAAGAACCTGTCTATCCTAGACTGATTAAGACAACAATTGAGGGTCTGAGTATTGAGGAAACTAAAGAGATGAGGAAGAGAGGACTAGCCGTTCCCGTGTTAACAAAACTTG CCAAAAATGGCTATTATGCATATTTGGTGCCAATGGTCAGAGATGCTTTCCTCTCAAGTGAATTGGTTCGGATAGACTGCACGGGTCTTGAGAGGAGTGATTACAAGAAAATCGGCTGCAAGCTCCGG GACCTGGTCCCTTGTATTCTGGTGACTTTTGATAAAGAACAGATTGTAGTTTGGAGGGGGATGGATTATAATCCCCCAGAGGATGGATACTTCTTTAAAGATAAAGAGTCGTTCGATGATTATGATGATCATTTGGATGCTGGTGTAGGGTAA